The Deltaproteobacteria bacterium DNA segment TACGAAATGCTTCGACGACCATTGCGAGAACAGCGGCAACACCGATCAACGGCGCCCCACGAACAGCGAGACATTTAATCAGCTCACACATTGATTTGGAATCGGGGACAACCACCCAAATCTCTCGATCAGGCAGTTGACGCTGATCGAGAATGAGAAGCTCAGGGGCCGCTTTTAGAGAGGCTTTAAAGCGGAGGCCCAACGAATGACGCTCAATCATCATAATGTGCGTCCATCCATGTTCGACCGCATCCGCCGTAAGTTCGCAATTTCCTCGGGCGGCAACATCGTAAGGCCTCCCAAGGATTCAGCGTAAGCCAGCGTAACCGCGGCGTGCTCCAGCCTCTCGATCCCATTGTAAGCTTCTTCCAGAGTCTCCCCCCAAGCAAGGGCACCGTGCCGAGATAATATCATCAGCCGACAATCCGGCAGAAATGGAAGTAGGTAATCCCCCATCTGCTTTGTGCCAGGCCGTGCGTAAGGAACAAACGGAATTCGCCCAGCCGCAAGAATAACCTCCGAAAGACATTCGGCCGGGAGCTCAGTAAGCTCCGGTCGGGCAATTGTCCACGCTGTCGCAACGGGCGGATGGGCATGAACGACGGCTTTGGCCTTATTAACGTTTTGAAAAATCGCGAGATGCATCAGCCGTTCGCTGCTAGGCTCACCTTCAAGGATTTCATTTTGGACAGTCATTCGGCAGATATCAGTTTCTGACAAGAAGCCTTTGTGACGTCCAGAGGGAGTAATCAAAATATTCTCATCACTCATGCGATAGCTGATATTGCCATCTGCAGCTGCCAGCCAGCCGCGGGCATGCAGGCGCCGTCCGATTTCAACAATTTCAATACAGACTTCATGTGATGTTTTAGGGGCAGGCAATTTACTTCCACTCGACATAGCGTCAACGTACCCCTAGGCTATTGCGAATGACAAATAAACTTGATTCAAAATTTTTGAAGCTGATTAGCGATGTGCCCAATTACCCCAAGCCGGGTGTGATATTTAAGGATATCACTCCGCTTCTTGGCTCGGCGCATTTCCCGGAGCTCATTCAAGAGCTGGCCGATCTTGTGCGCGACCTTGAATTTGATGCCATTGCAGGAGTCGAATCGCGAGGATTCATTTTAGGAGCGGCGATTGCGCACGAAACCAACGTTGGATTTGTGCCCGTGCGAAAAAAAGGCAAGCTTCCACCGCCTGTGTTTTCTCAAAGCTACGCGCTCGAGTACGGCGATGACACTGTGGAAGTAAAGGGCGGTAAAGGAAAAGTGGTCGTGATCGATGACGTATTGGCGACCGGCGGAACGTTAAAGGCTTCTGCAGAGGTCTTAACATTGGCAGGCTACGAAGTCGTCGGCTTTGCGGTTTTAATGAATCTCAAATTTTTAAATCAGTTTTCCTGGAATTCTTTGACTGCGAAAAGTCTGATCGAGATTTCCAGATAAAAAAAACGGCGGGGATTCAGGCCTCGCCGTCTTTCAGTGATCGAGTTCAAAATAAAACATCGTCTTTCGACGATTCGTTAAGGAGCAGCTTCAGCAGAAGCATCCGTCATCGAACAAGTGTATTTTGCTTTCGCGCGTGGAACGACTGGTTTTGAGCTTTTGCAAACAAGTTGCTCAACCGATTTCTGGTGCGTCACTGCGCCTACAAGTCCAGCGGGAGTAACGTTGATCGCCGCGACATTTAACGCGTCGTAAATTTTCTGGTTGTTGCGACGACCTTTAAATTCGCACGACGCAATTGTGAGAGGACCATGAGGACCGAAGCCCATTGTCTTGCGACATTTCAGTCCGCCGACTTCTTTCACGCGGTTTGTCGCGCCCACGATGCCGGGAGTGGGATCAACTTCTTCAACATTCAAAACATTGTAAATTTCAAGAGCGCGGCGGGTCGCTTCTACGATTGGAAGTGGAGCAGGTGCGCAACGCGCGCCTGGAGGTCCACCGATACACGCATCCGCATTCGGTGCCGAAAGTGCAAGCATTGTTAGCGCGGCCAAAAAAATTGACCTAGTAAGATTCATCATAAAATTCTCCTCTCGCCTCAGCGAGTAAATTTAAAAAGATTATCGAACGACCGAGTCCGTTCATTGTGAACGGCGAGATATTCTCACGAGGATGGCCGTAAGCGAGAGGAAAATTTCAGACGCGTGAAACGCCTGGAAAGATTTACGATAATTTTTATGAGTGGCATCCGCGGCTGAATCGCCCACGGACTATTAAATCAGTTCTAGAGGTTGTTCCGTCGAACGCGCGGACTTTGTGCGCGAACCGCAAGAGCGAAAAATAATGGAAACAGAAAGACGACTGCAAGCGAAACTGGACCCATTCCACCAGAAGTCGGTCCGCCGCCACGCCCATTTCCGACTGCCGTTACCATACCGCAGCCGCCAAAGCCTGGCTTCACAAACTCTTTCGATGTGGACAAAGTACCTTCGCTGCCAGCGCCAGGCGGCGTTGCAGTAGGCGCGGGCGTTGCGGCCGTACCGATGTTTACGTCTACGCAATGGACGTAATATTCGCCGGGTTGCTCGTCCATTTCTTGAAGTACGCGAATTGTCGCCGTGTTGGTGTTGACGTTCGGAACTGTGAATGACACTGGCGTCGTAGCTCGATTGAGCGGGTCTTCAACACGAGCCAGCTCGTTTGCCGGCAACCAAAAGCCAGTGTCATTTGCAGGTGAAAACTGAACGTAGAAACGACCGGGATGATTGATTGTTTCTTGCACCGAGAAGGTAAATGTTTGCCCAGGTGTCAGCTGAAGAGGCGTTGCCATTCGAGTTCGAAAGTTGGCGCACGGCCCTGGATTATCTGCGACAGTTGGGTTCATCCGATTGTTCTGGATAAACTTAACAGCGTCGCTGGTGCCCATTCGTCCGACTGGAGTAATTCGAATATGAGCATCTGCAGTGGAAACAACGAACACAAACCCCAAGACGGCGGCCAAAGTTAGTGACTTCATTGAAGTGATCCTCCGCAAGCTTCTAGAGCTGCACTGACGGCTGAATCGAAATTCGATCTAAGTGCGTAGGCAGCAGCTTCGCCGGCAGCTGGTTTGCCGACCCAACAAGTGAATTCTTCCCGATTGTACTCTCCACCTAATCGCGCGGCCTCTGGCCCACAGGTCTCACATTCTTGCAGTGCGAACACAGTATTGTAGAAGACAGTGCTGACATCAAAGCAATGACTGCCAGATTGGGTACAAATCACTTCTGCGGATTGGCGATCCGCTTCGAGTGGTGAGTAAACTTTGCGGATACAATGAACGCTCTCGGGGCGACAAACATCTGAAACTTTCTGCGAAGAAATCTCTGTTGAAGTGGCCGCCGTGATGTCGCGCTGTACGTCTGAATCTTCCATTGCTCTTACTAGCTGATTATCTTCAGCCGTCGTATCTATAGCGCTTTCATGGCTGTTTTGAGCACAGTTTTGATAGGATCCCACCAAGATCGCGGCCGAAATAGCCATCAACAGTCTGGTCCCTAAGGACCGTGCCCCATCTGAACGCATACGCCACCCCTGCTTGCTCTCTATATTGTGCATGAGCGCGCGAGAGACATCCATCACTGGCTGCATAATTCAACTTGTCTATTACGAATCGTCTCGTCTTGATACGCGCAAGACTCGACCAACGTCACCGGTGTTAAAAGTGACGACTGTTATAGGAGCTCTGCGTCGCCTAGCGGACGTGAAAAACCGATTCAGTCGGTATTCGAAATTGGGCCCCCCATGTGCCATTTTCCTGTGGCTCGCCAACCGCAATAACCATGACAATGCGATTTTGTCGGGAAACATCTAGCACTCGTCGAACTCTGACTTCATCAAATCCCTCCATCATGCAGGTTTGATGGCCTAGTGCCGTTAAAGCGAGGACGAGGTTTTGAGCGGCCAAGGCTGCAGACTTAATTGCAACTTCTTGCATGTCGCGCTTCGTGTTGGGGCCACGAGGAACCGGTCGGAAAAAACCGACCAGCGACATTGCCAACATTTTTGAAACTCCAAATAAGTTAAAAAATCCCCACCGATACATAAGGGGGATCAACTTTTCATAGTATTGCAAGACGGGCTTTGGCGCCCCCACACGCTTGACCCATTCGATTAGAAGCGGTCGGGACCTTCGCCAGTTTTTGGGATTCGCAGATACGACGATCAGTTCAGCCGCAGTGCGAGCTGCCGATTGACTGAGGCAAGCCTCAATGAGGAGCTTTTTCTTGTCGGCGGTTCTGACCCAAAAAAAGTCCCAAGTCTGTGTATTGGAAGAATTTGGGGCCAAGATCGCCGCCTCGATGGCAGCTCGAATATCGGCTTCTGGTACTGGCTTTTCTGTAAATCGGCGGATACTTCTTCTTGTCCGAACTGCTTCAAATAAGTCCATGCGAGACACCCTAGCACGATTTTCCACTTCGCGTTCACCTACAAAACGGTGCAAAATTAACTTCGAGGTACATATGATTTACGAAAAGTGGGACACCCGTTTTGATATTCAAAAGCTTCGCGAACACCTTGAAAAACACATTCTGCCTCTCGAATCTGTGCAGCAGTCCTCCTCATTTGGCGGCTGGTCCGTTTTGTCGTCAAACGGAAGCTACAAAGACGGCTGGTTGATGGGCCACAAAGTGATCGCCTCTGAAATGTCGAAAGAGGCGCTCAACGAAAATCTGAAGAATGAGGGTTTCTTGGAAATAGAAAACTACAAGCACCCGACCGAGATCTGCCACGGCTATTTGAAAGAAGTCGCCGACTTTCTTTTGTCGAGCGGTCTGAATCCCCGCCGCCTGCGAATGATCCGGCTTACCAAGGGATTGCGCTCTAGCTGGCACCGCGATGGCCCGGACAATCGATACTTTGTTCGACTGCACGTTCCTATCATCACCAATGAGGGGTGCATCTTTGAAACTGAAGAAGGCTCAGTGCACTTACCGGCAGATGGTGCGAGCTATTTTTTAAAAGTTAATCGCATGCACAGGGTCAGTAATAGCGGAGACGCGGACCGATTTCATCTCGTCATGGATGTTTGGGACACTGGTGGAGTTACTCAACACCATCGTTTCGATGGCGACATCAATGACCGTTAGTCAAAGCTGTCATCATTAAAATTTAAGAATTTTATGAAATAAAAATGGCTCAGATGGAGGGACTCGAACCCCCGACCCAGCGGTTAACAGCCGCTTGCTCTACCGACTGAGCTACATCTGAACACAAGAGATTCTTCGAAATATAGAGACCTGTGAGGCCTGTCCGTTTCGAAGGTCGGACTGCCAAAATAGGGTTTATTGACCGCTGCTGTCAACCGTCAAGCCTGCAAGAACCTTGAGTTCTTCCAGAGCTGAATCTAAGTCCGGCGAAAG contains these protein-coding regions:
- a CDS encoding aspartyl/asparaginyl beta-hydroxylase domain-containing protein, which produces MIYEKWDTRFDIQKLREHLEKHILPLESVQQSSSFGGWSVLSSNGSYKDGWLMGHKVIASEMSKEALNENLKNEGFLEIENYKHPTEICHGYLKEVADFLLSSGLNPRRLRMIRLTKGLRSSWHRDGPDNRYFVRLHVPIITNEGCIFETEEGSVHLPADGASYFLKVNRMHRVSNSGDADRFHLVMDVWDTGGVTQHHRFDGDINDR
- a CDS encoding class II aldolase/adducin family protein; translation: MSSGSKLPAPKTSHEVCIEIVEIGRRLHARGWLAAADGNISYRMSDENILITPSGRHKGFLSETDICRMTVQNEILEGEPSSERLMHLAIFQNVNKAKAVVHAHPPVATAWTIARPELTELPAECLSEVILAAGRIPFVPYARPGTKQMGDYLLPFLPDCRLMILSRHGALAWGETLEEAYNGIERLEHAAVTLAYAESLGGLTMLPPEEIANLRRMRSNMDGRTL
- a CDS encoding adenine phosphoribosyltransferase — protein: MTNKLDSKFLKLISDVPNYPKPGVIFKDITPLLGSAHFPELIQELADLVRDLEFDAIAGVESRGFILGAAIAHETNVGFVPVRKKGKLPPPVFSQSYALEYGDDTVEVKGGKGKVVVIDDVLATGGTLKASAEVLTLAGYEVVGFAVLMNLKFLNQFSWNSLTAKSLIEISR
- a CDS encoding nitroreductase family protein → MDLFEAVRTRRSIRRFTEKPVPEADIRAAIEAAILAPNSSNTQTWDFFWVRTADKKKLLIEACLSQSAARTAAELIVVSANPKNWRRSRPLLIEWVKRVGAPKPVLQYYEKLIPLMYRWGFFNLFGVSKMLAMSLVGFFRPVPRGPNTKRDMQEVAIKSAALAAQNLVLALTALGHQTCMMEGFDEVRVRRVLDVSRQNRIVMVIAVGEPQENGTWGAQFRIPTESVFHVR